A single Deinococcus betulae DNA region contains:
- a CDS encoding DegT/DnrJ/EryC1/StrS family aminotransferase, with translation MTNTINQHAPSTAAPTFPGWPIFESDEVQAVTAVLQSGKVNYWTGTEAREFEREYAEYLGVHHAIALHNGTLALELALHAFGIGAGDEVITTARTFIASASAAVMRGCVPVIADVDPVSQNITAETIRAALTPKTRAIIPVHLAGWPCDMDPIMELAREHGLIVIEDCAQAHGAFYKGRPVGSIGHAGAFSFCQDKIMTTGGEGGLLALNDSEIWKKAWAYKDHGKSHDAVYNREHPPGFRWLHESFGTNWRMLEVQATIGRLQLRKLPSWTERRRAHAAILTERFAKHPALRLTLPGADIQHAYYKYYMFVSPERLAPGWDRDRVMNTVAALGVPCYSGSCSEIYLEKAFIDAGYGPAERLPAAKELGETSLMFLVHPTLSEADMHRVADAVDHVMAEAQLR, from the coding sequence ATGACGAACACGATCAATCAGCATGCCCCTTCTACAGCGGCTCCTACCTTCCCCGGCTGGCCTATCTTCGAATCTGACGAAGTGCAGGCGGTGACAGCCGTCCTTCAGTCCGGCAAGGTCAATTACTGGACCGGGACAGAAGCCCGCGAATTCGAGCGCGAGTACGCCGAGTACCTTGGGGTTCATCATGCTATCGCGCTGCACAATGGCACGCTGGCTCTGGAACTCGCCCTGCACGCCTTCGGGATTGGGGCCGGCGATGAGGTTATCACTACGGCCCGCACCTTTATCGCTTCGGCCAGCGCGGCCGTCATGCGCGGCTGCGTACCGGTCATCGCCGATGTAGATCCAGTTTCTCAGAACATCACAGCTGAGACCATCCGGGCTGCGCTCACTCCGAAGACCAGGGCTATCATCCCCGTTCACCTGGCCGGCTGGCCGTGCGACATGGATCCCATTATGGAGTTGGCCCGCGAGCACGGCCTTATCGTCATAGAGGACTGCGCTCAGGCCCACGGCGCCTTTTACAAGGGCCGCCCGGTGGGCAGCATCGGCCACGCAGGCGCGTTCTCGTTCTGCCAGGACAAGATCATGACCACTGGCGGGGAAGGCGGCCTGCTCGCCCTGAACGACAGCGAGATCTGGAAGAAGGCCTGGGCCTACAAGGACCACGGCAAGAGCCACGACGCCGTATACAACCGCGAGCATCCGCCCGGCTTCCGGTGGCTGCACGAGTCGTTTGGCACCAATTGGCGCATGCTAGAGGTCCAGGCCACAATTGGGCGCCTGCAACTGCGGAAGCTGCCCAGTTGGACCGAACGTCGGCGGGCACACGCCGCCATCCTGACCGAACGTTTCGCGAAGCATCCTGCCTTGCGGTTGACTCTGCCAGGTGCAGACATTCAACACGCCTATTATAAGTACTATATGTTCGTGAGCCCTGAACGCCTGGCTCCGGGCTGGGATCGTGACCGCGTCATGAACACTGTGGCCGCTCTGGGTGTACCGTGCTACAGCGGCTCGTGCTCCGAGATTTACTTGGAGAAGGCGTTTATCGACGCAGGCTATGGTCCGGCGGAGCGTCTTCCTGCTGCGAAGGAACTCGGTGAGACCTCCCTGATGTTCCTGGTGCATCCGACCCTTTCGGAGGCGGACATGCACCGTGTGGCCGACGCTGTGGACCATGTGATGGCTGAGGCGCAGCTCCGGTGA
- a CDS encoding GNAT family N-acetyltransferase, giving the protein MKLLTAADRAEWLAAWERAGREPFAHPDYVALFAEGGEAGALYGCGGLLPLVLRSLQDEVGWRDATSPYGYGGPYGDPDEGFYPAVLEWMRRERVLTLFVRSALERQPPELDLPGYAWVKLRDNVVVDVTRSPEEQWKHFDHKVRKNVNKAQRAGLTAQVLPEFSDLPGFVEVYLDTMQRRGAQEWYHFGGDFFSAIASDLPGNFMLAEVRGPEGELASVELVLQSERFLYSYLGGTRQEFFAHAPNDLLKYAVIEYGRTVGKAGYVLGGGYAADDGIFRYKRAFDKDGVQPYFGVQLIAELDVYQGLVDTRRADLGELTPDFFPAYRAPGLVTADLTES; this is encoded by the coding sequence ATGAAACTCCTCACCGCCGCTGACCGTGCTGAGTGGCTGGCTGCCTGGGAGAGGGCCGGACGCGAACCATTCGCGCATCCCGACTACGTGGCGCTGTTTGCCGAGGGTGGGGAGGCAGGAGCACTTTACGGATGCGGTGGGCTGCTCCCGCTTGTGTTGCGGTCCCTGCAGGATGAGGTTGGGTGGCGTGATGCCACCTCACCTTATGGCTATGGCGGTCCCTACGGCGACCCAGACGAGGGCTTCTACCCAGCAGTGTTGGAGTGGATGCGGCGTGAGCGGGTACTGACCCTGTTTGTGCGCTCCGCGCTGGAACGTCAACCACCCGAATTGGACCTGCCCGGTTACGCGTGGGTGAAACTGCGCGACAACGTGGTAGTAGATGTGACCCGTTCTCCGGAAGAGCAGTGGAAGCACTTTGATCACAAGGTCCGAAAAAATGTGAATAAAGCCCAGCGGGCCGGGCTGACCGCGCAGGTGCTGCCGGAATTCTCCGACCTGCCAGGCTTCGTCGAAGTGTATCTGGACACTATGCAACGGCGTGGTGCACAGGAGTGGTATCACTTTGGCGGCGACTTCTTTTCCGCCATTGCCAGCGACCTGCCAGGCAACTTCATGCTTGCGGAAGTACGTGGCCCTGAGGGTGAACTGGCTTCGGTAGAACTGGTGCTTCAGAGTGAGCGCTTCCTCTATTCATACCTAGGCGGTACCCGCCAGGAATTTTTCGCTCACGCGCCCAATGATTTGCTCAAGTACGCCGTGATTGAGTATGGGAGGACTGTAGGCAAGGCCGGCTACGTCCTGGGTGGGGGCTACGCCGCAGATGATGGCATCTTTCGTTATAAGCGTGCCTTTGATAAAGATGGTGTACAGCCCTATTTCGGTGTTCAACTCATCGCCGAACTCGACGTGTACCAGGGCCTGGTGGATACTCGCCGTGCCGATTTGGGTGAATTGACCCCCGACTTCTTCCCTGCATACCGGGCTCCAGGTTTGGTCACTGCTGATCTGACGGAATCATGA
- a CDS encoding DegT/DnrJ/EryC1/StrS family aminotransferase — protein MTHITKTATSPQTHRLPTLFYRSAREGMQDFLAQPAVLPDPGAGVLLPAFIGWSSREGSGVYDPVQGLSLRAGFYDLNPDLTVDLGKLEAELQRGYRVLVLIHYYGRTEPQLEAVRELADRHGALLVEDLAHGFYSAQLGGVAGSRGDINLYSLHKMFPTPGAQGGMIAYRNARLLAEQHETAPELARFILNYDWAAIGAARRRHAQAVLAALRELPECGREFGLLWPELAPGDVPQTLPVRIRRGDRDHIYHAMNADGYGMVSLYHTLIGPVQEDFAEMMALSKSVINFPVHQDLDPAHIPGMMQSFQSALRAAQE, from the coding sequence ATGACCCACATCACCAAGACCGCCACCAGCCCGCAGACGCACCGTCTGCCCACTCTGTTCTACCGCTCGGCCCGCGAGGGCATGCAGGATTTCCTGGCCCAGCCGGCCGTGTTGCCGGATCCGGGAGCCGGGGTGCTGCTGCCCGCCTTCATCGGCTGGTCGTCGCGTGAGGGCAGTGGGGTGTACGACCCGGTGCAGGGCCTGAGCCTACGCGCCGGGTTCTACGACCTCAACCCCGACCTGACGGTGGATCTGGGCAAGCTGGAAGCCGAGTTGCAACGCGGTTACCGGGTGCTGGTGCTGATCCATTACTACGGACGCACCGAGCCGCAGTTGGAGGCCGTGCGCGAGCTGGCCGACCGTCACGGCGCCCTGCTGGTCGAGGACCTGGCCCACGGGTTTTACTCGGCGCAGCTTGGTGGAGTAGCCGGGTCGCGGGGGGACATCAACCTGTACTCGCTGCACAAGATGTTCCCCACGCCGGGCGCCCAGGGCGGCATGATCGCCTATCGCAACGCCCGGTTGCTCGCCGAACAGCACGAAACGGCCCCCGAACTGGCCCGCTTCATTCTGAATTACGACTGGGCGGCAATTGGAGCAGCGCGGCGCCGCCACGCCCAAGCCGTGCTGGCGGCCCTGCGCGAGCTGCCCGAATGTGGCCGTGAGTTCGGGCTGCTGTGGCCCGAGCTGGCGCCGGGCGACGTGCCCCAGACCCTGCCTGTCCGTATCCGCAGAGGCGACCGCGACCACATCTACCACGCCATGAACGCCGACGGCTACGGCATGGTGAGTCTGTACCACACCCTGATCGGGCCGGTGCAGGAGGACTTCGCTGAGATGATGGCGCTCTCGAAATCGGTGATCAACTTCCCGGTGCATCAGGACCTTGACCCGGCACACATTCCCGGCATGATGCAGTCGTTCCAATCGGCCTTGAGAGCGGCGCAGGAATGA
- a CDS encoding GNAT family N-acetyltransferase gives MVELTIAPLEPADAPAAQRLVRESFAPRLHPYMTATQQGSEAFLAAYLQAAALHPDRLYLGAKSQDSELLGYAEFRQSDPHTGFLSYICVSPQARGQRLAQRLIEDHLAQSPHLREMQLDVFADNLPALTLYRRMGFEEASRTTWWGRALPSPAAGAVQLLNWPQALAAFERYGFCELHLRFAGREVRLGRMGERVLRCPSPAEFADDGLLATVGAGFPALQEALLIAPASPLPPHPEAEAFNQSLRLRWQRPQENR, from the coding sequence ATGGTTGAACTCACCATTGCACCCCTCGAACCCGCCGACGCCCCCGCCGCCCAGCGCTTGGTGCGTGAGAGCTTCGCCCCCCGCCTTCACCCCTACATGACCGCAACCCAGCAGGGTTCCGAGGCATTTTTAGCGGCTTACCTGCAAGCAGCGGCGCTGCATCCCGACCGTCTCTACCTGGGCGCCAAGTCCCAGGACAGCGAGCTGCTGGGCTACGCCGAATTCCGGCAGTCGGACCCCCATACGGGGTTTCTGTCGTATATCTGTGTCTCGCCGCAGGCGCGCGGCCAGCGGCTGGCCCAGCGGCTGATAGAGGACCACCTGGCTCAATCTCCCCATCTCAGGGAAATGCAGCTCGACGTGTTTGCGGACAACCTGCCAGCGCTCACGCTGTACCGGCGGATGGGCTTTGAGGAAGCCTCGCGGACCACCTGGTGGGGGCGCGCGCTGCCCTCCCCGGCGGCGGGAGCTGTGCAGTTGCTGAACTGGCCCCAGGCTCTGGCCGCCTTCGAACGTTACGGCTTTTGTGAGCTGCATCTGCGCTTCGCCGGGCGAGAGGTGCGTTTGGGGCGAATGGGCGAGCGCGTCTTGCGTTGCCCCAGCCCGGCAGAGTTTGCCGACGATGGCCTGCTGGCTACGGTGGGCGCAGGGTTTCCGGCTCTTCAGGAGGCGCTGCTGATCGCGCCCGCCAGCCCACTTCCCCCACACCCTGAGGCCGAGGCGTTCAATCAATCTCTACGATTACGGTGGCAGCGTCCCCAGGAGAACCGATGA
- a CDS encoding sugar transferase codes for MRILLITQWFDPEPTFKGLLFARELQRLGHEVEVLTGFPNYPGGQVYPGYRIRPWQREVVDGVAVLRVPLYPSHDGSGVKRAANYLSYAASASIGSLLLRRPDVAYVYHPPATAALPGMVLHALKGVPFVYDIQDLWPDTLAATGMMENAAVLRGVGGFMDVVHRRAARIAVLSPGFREKLIERGVPEHKVSVIPNWTNEDKTDLTPPPPERAHELGFADKFNVVFAGNMGWAQALDTVLDAAEKLRDEAARFVMIGGGVEEERLRESTRERGLTNVDFLPRRPPSEIGEILALADALLIHLKDDPLFAITIPGKTQANLRAGKPLLMGVRGDAAALVQEAGAGLTFPPQDAAALAAVVRELMALSPEDRRRMGERGARYYEEHLALRVGAARFAELLAAAARGGSAYNPVKRLVDVAVSALALAALGLPMLALATLVRSRLGSPVIFQQVRPGRYGDAFRMYKFRTMTDERGPDGELLPDARRLTPFGAWMRSTSLDELPGLLNVLKGDMSLVGPRPLLMRYTPYFTARERQRLDVRPGITGWAQVNGRNMASWDDRLGMDVWYVQNMSLGLDQKILWMTVQKVLGRSGVVVDAESIMQNLDDERRNKLAHG; via the coding sequence ATGCGAATTCTCCTGATCACCCAGTGGTTTGACCCCGAACCCACCTTCAAGGGCCTGCTCTTTGCCCGCGAGTTGCAGCGCCTGGGTCACGAAGTCGAGGTGCTGACTGGGTTCCCCAATTATCCCGGTGGCCAGGTCTACCCCGGCTACCGCATTCGTCCCTGGCAGCGCGAGGTGGTGGACGGTGTGGCAGTGCTGCGTGTGCCGCTTTACCCCAGCCATGACGGCTCTGGGGTCAAGCGGGCCGCCAACTACCTGTCCTACGCGGCCTCGGCCAGCATCGGCTCCCTGCTGTTGCGTCGCCCGGACGTGGCCTACGTGTACCACCCTCCGGCCACCGCAGCGTTGCCCGGTATGGTTCTGCATGCATTGAAGGGTGTGCCCTTCGTATACGACATTCAGGACCTGTGGCCCGACACCCTGGCCGCGACCGGGATGATGGAAAACGCGGCGGTGCTGCGCGGGGTAGGCGGCTTTATGGACGTGGTCCACCGCCGGGCCGCACGAATCGCTGTCCTGTCGCCTGGATTTCGGGAGAAGCTGATCGAACGCGGCGTGCCCGAGCATAAGGTCAGTGTGATTCCCAACTGGACCAACGAGGACAAGACCGACCTCACCCCGCCGCCCCCCGAGCGTGCCCACGAGCTAGGATTTGCGGACAAGTTCAATGTGGTCTTCGCGGGCAACATGGGCTGGGCGCAGGCGCTGGACACCGTGCTCGACGCTGCCGAGAAGCTGCGCGACGAGGCGGCTCGCTTCGTGATGATTGGCGGCGGGGTCGAGGAAGAGCGGCTGCGGGAAAGCACCCGTGAGCGGGGACTGACCAACGTGGACTTCCTGCCGCGCCGCCCGCCCAGCGAGATTGGGGAGATTCTGGCGCTGGCCGACGCACTGCTGATTCACCTCAAGGACGATCCACTCTTTGCCATCACGATTCCCGGCAAGACCCAGGCCAACCTACGGGCAGGCAAACCTCTGCTGATGGGCGTGCGCGGCGACGCGGCGGCGCTGGTGCAGGAGGCTGGGGCCGGGCTGACCTTCCCTCCGCAGGACGCGGCGGCCCTGGCGGCAGTGGTGCGTGAGCTGATGGCGCTCTCCCCGGAGGACAGGCGGCGCATGGGTGAACGTGGCGCGCGGTACTACGAGGAGCATCTGGCCCTGCGGGTGGGCGCCGCACGCTTTGCCGAGCTGTTGGCGGCGGCGGCACGCGGGGGGAGTGCCTATAACCCGGTCAAGCGGCTGGTGGATGTGGCAGTCTCAGCCCTGGCCCTGGCTGCTCTGGGCCTTCCCATGCTCGCCCTCGCTACACTGGTGCGCTCGCGCTTGGGCAGTCCGGTGATCTTCCAGCAGGTGCGCCCCGGGCGATACGGTGACGCCTTCAGGATGTACAAATTTCGCACCATGACCGACGAGCGCGGGCCGGACGGTGAGCTGCTACCCGACGCGCGGCGCCTGACCCCGTTTGGAGCCTGGATGCGCTCGACCAGCCTGGATGAACTGCCCGGGCTGCTGAATGTCCTCAAGGGCGACATGAGCCTGGTGGGGCCACGGCCTCTGCTGATGCGCTATACTCCTTATTTCACTGCGCGGGAGCGCCAGCGCCTGGACGTGCGCCCAGGAATCACCGGCTGGGCGCAGGTCAACGGCCGGAATATGGCCTCCTGGGACGACCGCCTGGGCATGGACGTGTGGTACGTACAGAATATGAGTCTTGGTTTGGACCAGAAAATCCTGTGGATGACGGTGCAGAAGGTGCTGGGGCGCAGCGGGGTGGTGGTGGACGCCGAGTCGATCATGCAGAACCTCGACGACGAACGTCGGAACAAGCTGGCCCATGGTTGA
- the wecB gene encoding non-hydrolyzing UDP-N-acetylglucosamine 2-epimerase, giving the protein MIAEKKLKVMTVVGTRPEIIRLSRVMARLDEYTEHVIVHTGQNYDYELNEIFFHDLSVRKPDHFLNAATGTAAETIGHILIKVDAVLKREQPDAVLILGDTNSCLSAIPAKRRKIPIFHMEAGNRCFDQRVPEETNRRIVDHTADINLTYSDIAREYLLREGLLPDRIIKTGSPMFEVLTHYRPQIDASDVLARLGLTAGEYFVVSAHREENIDSDRNLAGLVESLNRVAERYGQRVIVSTHPRTQKRIDATGAQFHPLVELLKPLGFHDYNHLQLHARAVLSDSGTISEESSILNFPALNIREAHERPEAMEEASVMMVGLSPERVMQGLRVLEDQPRGEARLLRPVADYSMPNVSDKVLRIILGYTDYVNRVVWRKDVR; this is encoded by the coding sequence ATGATTGCCGAAAAGAAACTGAAAGTCATGACCGTGGTCGGCACCCGCCCGGAAATCATCCGCTTATCAAGGGTGATGGCCCGGCTGGACGAATACACCGAACACGTCATCGTGCACACCGGCCAAAACTACGACTACGAGCTGAACGAGATCTTCTTCCACGACCTCAGTGTGCGCAAGCCCGACCACTTCCTGAACGCGGCCACGGGAACCGCCGCCGAAACCATCGGCCACATCCTGATCAAGGTGGACGCGGTGCTGAAGCGCGAGCAGCCCGACGCGGTGCTGATTCTGGGCGACACCAATTCCTGCCTGTCAGCGATTCCGGCCAAGCGGCGCAAGATCCCGATCTTCCACATGGAGGCCGGGAATCGCTGCTTCGACCAGCGGGTGCCGGAGGAGACCAACCGCCGGATCGTGGACCACACCGCCGACATCAACCTGACCTACAGCGATATCGCCCGCGAGTATCTGCTGCGCGAGGGGCTGCTGCCCGACCGTATCATCAAGACGGGCAGCCCGATGTTCGAGGTGCTGACCCACTACCGCCCGCAGATTGACGCCTCGGACGTACTGGCACGGCTGGGCCTGACGGCGGGCGAGTATTTCGTGGTGAGTGCGCACCGCGAGGAGAACATCGACTCGGACCGCAACCTGGCCGGGCTGGTGGAGTCGCTGAACCGGGTCGCCGAGCGCTACGGCCAGCGGGTGATCGTCTCCACCCACCCGCGCACCCAGAAGCGCATTGACGCGACCGGGGCGCAGTTTCATCCACTTGTAGAACTTTTGAAGCCCCTGGGCTTCCACGACTACAACCACCTGCAACTCCACGCCCGCGCCGTGCTGTCGGACTCCGGCACCATCAGCGAGGAGTCGAGCATCCTGAACTTTCCGGCGCTGAACATCCGCGAGGCGCACGAGCGCCCCGAGGCGATGGAGGAAGCCAGTGTGATGATGGTGGGCCTCTCGCCCGAGCGCGTCATGCAGGGCCTGCGCGTTCTGGAGGACCAGCCGCGTGGCGAGGCGCGTTTGCTGCGTCCGGTGGCCGACTACTCAATGCCAAATGTGTCAGACAAGGTGCTACGCATCATCCTGGGGTACACGGATTACGTGAACCGGGTGGTTTGGCGCAAGGACGTGCGCTAG
- a CDS encoding polysaccharide biosynthesis C-terminal domain-containing protein yields MKVAVTGARGMLGTHLRAYLRAFDDVEVLPIDREEFAGDLNQVLRGCDVIFHLAGMNRGDEQEVARTNVALTERLTTALEEVGSRAHVLFSSSTHVERDTPYGQSKRRSAESLGAWAGRSGGRFTNVILPGVFGEGGKPFYNSVVATFCHQLAHGEEPTANDSETEQIHAQEVSRRLWRLVRGGETGTVRVEGDRLTVRDLLETLQEMQAAYAAHVIPDISDPFRRDLFNMYRSFLYPAHYPVPLTLHTDPRGSLFEAIKSPSGGQAFMSTTHPGITRGNHFHTRKVERFLVSGGEAEIRLRHIFGDEVHTYRVSGEQPSYVDIPTLHTHNITNVGDSTLLTLFWTNELFDPNDPDQVPELVEPQ; encoded by the coding sequence GTGAAGGTCGCCGTCACCGGCGCACGCGGCATGCTGGGCACTCACCTGCGGGCCTACCTGCGGGCTTTTGACGACGTGGAAGTTTTGCCCATCGACCGCGAGGAGTTCGCGGGTGACCTGAACCAGGTGTTGCGCGGCTGCGACGTGATCTTTCACCTCGCCGGGATGAACCGGGGCGACGAGCAGGAGGTCGCCCGTACCAACGTAGCGCTGACCGAGCGGCTGACTACCGCCTTGGAAGAGGTGGGCAGCCGCGCCCACGTCCTCTTCTCCTCGTCTACTCACGTCGAGCGTGACACCCCCTACGGGCAATCTAAGCGTCGGTCGGCCGAATCGTTGGGAGCCTGGGCTGGACGCAGCGGGGGCCGCTTTACCAACGTGATCCTACCCGGCGTGTTCGGGGAGGGCGGCAAGCCCTTTTACAACTCGGTGGTGGCGACCTTCTGCCACCAGCTCGCGCACGGTGAAGAACCCACCGCCAATGACAGCGAGACCGAACAGATTCACGCCCAGGAAGTCTCGCGGCGGCTATGGCGGCTGGTGCGGGGAGGAGAGACCGGCACTGTGCGGGTCGAGGGTGACAGGCTCACCGTACGCGACCTGTTGGAGACCTTGCAAGAGATGCAGGCTGCCTACGCCGCACACGTCATTCCCGACATCAGCGATCCCTTTCGGCGCGACCTGTTCAACATGTATCGCTCGTTTCTTTACCCGGCGCACTACCCGGTCCCGCTGACGCTGCACACCGACCCGCGCGGCAGCCTGTTCGAGGCGATCAAGAGTCCCAGCGGTGGCCAGGCGTTCATGTCCACCACTCATCCCGGCATCACCCGGGGCAATCACTTCCATACACGCAAAGTCGAGCGCTTTCTGGTCTCGGGTGGAGAGGCTGAGATCCGACTGCGGCACATCTTTGGGGACGAGGTGCATACCTACCGGGTGTCGGGTGAGCAGCCTTCCTACGTGGACATTCCCACGCTGCATACCCACAACATCACCAACGTGGGTGACAGCACCCTGCTGACCCTCTTCTGGACCAACGAGCTGTTTGACCCCAATGACCCTGATCAGGTCCCCGAGCTGGTGGAGCCGCAATGA
- a CDS encoding polysaccharide biosynthesis protein, whose translation MQNLSGKTVLITGGTGSFGNELLQLIKDSDVKEIRVFSRDELKQEHMRVRMKNPKVKFYIGDIRDRASVDQAMEGVDLAFHAAALKQVPSCEFFPMQAVMTNVVGSHNVVESAIAHGVGSLVCLSTDKAVQPVNAMGMSKGLMEKVATAAARRLVGVEGATTISSVRYGNVMYSRGSVIPLFIEQIKAGKPLTVTDPNMTRFLLSLRSAIDLVLFAFEHAEQGDIFVRKAPACTVADLAQALVNLFEADVPVDIIGTRHAEKLFEVLATAGEIAQSEDMGEYLRVRMDVRDLNYAKYFTEGNQEEIFLEDYHSHNTERLNIEQVQELLLTLPALREELAAWRAR comes from the coding sequence ATGCAAAATTTGAGCGGCAAGACCGTCCTTATTACCGGCGGCACTGGATCTTTCGGCAACGAATTGCTGCAACTGATCAAGGACAGCGATGTCAAGGAAATCCGGGTGTTCAGCCGCGACGAGCTGAAGCAGGAGCATATGCGCGTGCGAATGAAAAACCCCAAGGTGAAGTTCTACATCGGGGACATTCGCGACCGTGCCTCAGTGGATCAGGCTATGGAAGGCGTTGACCTGGCCTTCCACGCGGCGGCCCTCAAGCAGGTGCCCAGTTGCGAATTCTTCCCCATGCAGGCGGTCATGACCAACGTGGTCGGGTCGCACAACGTGGTCGAGTCGGCCATCGCGCACGGGGTGGGCTCACTGGTGTGCCTCAGCACCGATAAGGCGGTGCAACCGGTCAACGCCATGGGCATGAGCAAGGGCCTGATGGAAAAGGTCGCCACTGCTGCCGCCCGCCGGCTGGTCGGGGTCGAGGGCGCGACCACGATTTCCAGCGTGCGCTACGGCAACGTGATGTACTCGCGCGGCTCGGTGATCCCGCTGTTTATCGAGCAGATCAAGGCCGGAAAGCCGCTGACCGTCACTGACCCCAACATGACCCGCTTTCTGCTGTCGCTGCGCAGCGCCATTGACTTGGTGCTGTTCGCCTTCGAGCATGCTGAGCAGGGAGATATATTCGTCCGTAAGGCCCCGGCCTGCACTGTGGCCGATCTGGCGCAGGCGCTGGTGAACCTATTTGAGGCCGACGTGCCGGTGGACATCATCGGGACCCGGCACGCTGAGAAGCTGTTCGAGGTGCTGGCGACCGCCGGAGAGATTGCCCAGAGCGAGGACATGGGCGAGTACTTGCGGGTCCGGATGGACGTGCGCGATCTGAACTATGCCAAGTACTTCACCGAGGGCAACCAGGAGGAGATCTTCCTGGAGGACTACCACTCGCATAACACCGAGCGCCTGAACATCGAGCAGGTACAGGAACTGCTGTTGACCCTGCCCGCCTTGCGGGAGGAGCTGGCCGCCTGGAGAGCGCGGTGA
- a CDS encoding glycosyltransferase yields MTTIANLAQRLGNQLKLLIVTRNYDLDGSHYSEKTPGKVYSLGGADIIYLTQEQFGPQAFASLLRRYGIPTLYLNSFFSPSTIKVLIWNRLMPFGARIVLAPRGEFSVGALSLKVSKKQAYLAAFHKFRLWRGVTSFQASTILEQRDIWRTLGPVPVQVAADLAPVVQEIQRQVKEGRGRVIFLSRISPKKNLTYALEIVKQVKVPLDFHIYGSLEDQNYWERCQEAMTDLPEQLRVEYQGIVEHEQVREVFSSYDAFLFPTLGENYGHVVWEALAAGCPVVVSDQTPWQDFRNAGVGDVLPLSAQQAFADTVAALVQESVPRKLERAARCRAYAEQVAGDKHALEENLALFRPAQALMDGQGA; encoded by the coding sequence GTGACCACCATCGCCAATCTCGCCCAACGATTGGGGAACCAATTAAAGCTGTTAATTGTCACCCGCAACTATGATCTGGATGGGTCACACTACTCCGAGAAGACTCCAGGCAAGGTCTATTCTTTGGGTGGAGCAGACATAATCTATCTTACCCAAGAGCAGTTTGGCCCCCAAGCTTTTGCGAGTCTTTTGCGCAGGTACGGCATCCCTACTCTTTACCTTAACAGCTTCTTTTCGCCATCAACTATAAAGGTTTTGATTTGGAACCGACTAATGCCCTTTGGCGCGCGAATTGTGCTGGCTCCCAGGGGGGAGTTCTCCGTTGGCGCGCTGTCCCTTAAGGTAAGCAAGAAACAAGCTTATCTGGCCGCTTTTCATAAATTCAGGCTTTGGAGAGGTGTGACAAGCTTTCAAGCTTCAACCATCTTGGAACAGCGAGACATATGGCGCACATTGGGGCCAGTTCCGGTTCAGGTCGCAGCTGACCTTGCTCCTGTTGTGCAGGAGATACAGAGGCAGGTAAAAGAGGGTCGGGGCCGGGTCATATTCCTCTCTCGCATCTCTCCAAAGAAAAATCTCACATACGCGCTTGAAATCGTTAAGCAGGTTAAAGTGCCTCTTGATTTCCATATCTATGGCTCTTTAGAAGATCAGAATTATTGGGAAAGATGTCAAGAAGCCATGACAGATTTGCCAGAACAACTGCGGGTGGAGTACCAAGGCATTGTCGAACATGAGCAGGTCAGAGAGGTCTTCAGCAGTTATGACGCTTTCTTGTTCCCAACTCTTGGCGAGAACTATGGCCACGTGGTCTGGGAGGCGCTAGCTGCTGGCTGCCCAGTGGTCGTGAGCGATCAGACGCCTTGGCAAGATTTCAGGAACGCAGGCGTCGGTGACGTATTGCCTCTATCGGCACAGCAGGCTTTTGCTGATACAGTAGCCGCTTTGGTACAGGAGTCAGTCCCCAGGAAGCTTGAGCGTGCTGCGCGGTGTAGGGCTTATGCAGAGCAGGTCGCGGGGGATAAACACGCTTTGGAAGAAAATCTCGCTCTATTTCGGCCAGCTCAAGCGCTAATGGATGGGCAGGGGGCATGA